CTTAATCAAAAGCCCAGGCAGCATTAAGAGAGAGGAGAAGCTGGAAGACTTGAAACTGCTTTTTGTCCACATGCACCATCTAATTAACGAGTACCGGCCACACCAGGCTCGAGAGACACTGCGTGTGATGATGGAGGTGCAGAAGCGGCAGCGTCTTGAGACGGCAGAGCGCTTCCAGAAGCATCTCGAGAGAGTGGTGGAAATGATCCAAGGCTGCCTGGCCTCGCTCCCAGATGACCTGCCCCAGCCGGAGGGAGCCTCAGGGGGTATGCCACGACTGAAAGCTGAGCCCATGGATGTAGACGAGGCAGGCAGCAGCTGCATGATCGGCCAGGTGGACAAAGACAAGGAAACTGCCTTGTTGAAAAAGGACAAAGTGTGGGATAAGGATGCAGCAATGTGCAGCATTATTGACGAAATGACTTAAGCTCATCTTCACCCCTGTCTTTAAGGTAATGCATCCACTCACCCACTCTACAGTGTATTTCTGAAATTGTGACTTATTGAATTCTGTAAATAAACCTTTTTTGTACAAAATCTGTGCGTACATATCTTTGACTAAAAACTATATGCTTTATAAACCTTGTACTCTAACCCTGCAACCACAAAATGGGATTTCAGCtgaatgttcatattattaaaagtaattaaataaactttaaatAATAAAGCAGTAAAGGTCTTGAATAGCACtcagtatttttttatatccaaataaatatttatatccaGCCGGC
This is a stretch of genomic DNA from Amia ocellicauda isolate fAmiCal2 chromosome 11, fAmiCal2.hap1, whole genome shotgun sequence. It encodes these proteins:
- the med7 gene encoding mediator of RNA polymerase II transcription subunit 7, producing the protein MGEPQQVSALPPPPMQYIKEYTDDNVRKGLAPRPPPPIKDSYMMFGNQFQCDELIIRPLETQGIERLHPMQFDHKKELKKLNMSILVNFLDLLDILIKSPGSIKREEKLEDLKLLFVHMHHLINEYRPHQARETLRVMMEVQKRQRLETAERFQKHLERVVEMIQGCLASLPDDLPQPEGASGGMPRLKAEPMDVDEAGSSCMIGQVDKDKETALLKKDKVWDKDAAMCSIIDEMT